Genomic window (Roseateles sp. XES5):
CGGAACGCCAAGATCGGCCTTTGGGTCGCAACTGTCTTGATCATTATCGCCGTGGGCTTTCCCTACGCCGCCCGCCTTGTCCTCGATGCTTAATCCCAAGGAGAATCTCATGAAAATCCTGCCCCTCATTGCCCTTACTGCGTCCCTGCTGACGGGTGGTCACGCTTTTGCCGCCGAGCAGACCGTAACCTTGAATGTTGCCAATGCCACCTGCGAACTCTGCGGCCCGATTGTGAAGCGGGCGCTCAGCAACGTTCCAGGCGTGCTCGATGTTGATGTATCGGAGGCGACCGGCGCGGCGATCGCGAAGGTGCGCTTTGACGACAGCCAGACGAATGTCGCCGCGCTGATCACCGCAACCACCAATGCTGGCTATCCGTCCGGCGTTTCGCAGTAAGGAGGTTCAGCATGACAGATGGAAAGTTCATCGGCCTTGGCGAAGTCGGGTTTCTCGCCGTCATCTGTTGCGCCGCGCCATTTCTTTTGGTCGCCGCTGGCTCTTTTGGCTTTTCCGCATGGTTCGCAGCGGCCGGCTATGTGCTGATCCCGATCGCTCTCGCCGCGATTGGGGCGTCCGCACTTTATCTTTACCGGCGTCGGCGTTCCGCCTCATCAGCGGATGCCAATTGCTGCTCGATGAATAACAAGACAACAAAGGTGAATTGAATGTGTGAAGCTTGCGACGTTCCAACTTCCAACAAAGGCAACGGCCGTTATGATCTTGTGGTCGTCGGAGCTGGCTCGGCCGGTTTCTCCGCCGCGATCACGGCCGCCGAACTAGGCGCCCAAGTGGCTCTTGTCGGGCATGGCACGATCGGCGGTACATGCGTCAACATCGGCTGCGTGCCCTCGAAAGCCCTGATCCGGGCCACGGAGGCTGTACGTCACGCCAACGATGCGGCTGCCCGGTTTGATGGGATCGAAAGCGGCGCACGCGTGGTTGATTGGGCCGCTCAGATCGCCCAGAAAGACGCTTTGGTTGCCGGTCTGCGACAGGCGAAATACGCTGATCTGCTGCCGGAGTACAACAATGTGGTCTACCACGAAGGTCCGGCCCGCCTCGTTGACGGCGGTGTCCAGGTCGCGGGCCAGCACATCGGCTCCGAGCGAATTATCATCACCACCGGTGCGCGTCCGGCGTTGCCGGGGATTCCGGGGATCGCTGACGTATCGCCGCTCGACAGCACGACAGCGCTCGCCCTGACCGAGCTGCCACGCTCGATGATAGTGCTTGGCGGCGGCTACATCGGCGTGGAGCTTGCCCAGACTTTCGCACGGGCCGGTGTCGAAGTGACACTCGTGTTCCGCAGCCGGCTTCTGCCGGAGGCTGAACCCGAAATCGGCGCTGCGCTTGCCACCTATCTGGCCGATGAGGGGATTAAAATCGTCAGCGGCATTACCTACGAGTCCGCCCGCAAGACCGATGATGGTGGTGTTGCCCTCGCCATCGCGCGGGACGGACGTCCGGAAATCTTGACTGCCGAGCGGATTCTTGTGGCGACGGGACGCCGCTCGAACACTGAAGCCCTTGGGCTTGCTGAAACCGGTATAGACCTGACACCGGCCGGGGCCATCATCGTTGATGATCGCATGCGCACCTCGAAGGCGGGCGTCTATGCCGCCGGCGATGTAACCGGAAAAGATCAGTTCGTCTACATGGCCGCCTATGGCGCAAAGCTCGCCGCCAAGAACGCATTGAACGGCAACAGCCTGAGTTACGACAACACCGCAATGCCCGCCGTGGTCTTTACCGATCCGCAGGTGGCGAGCGTCGGCATGACCGAAGCGCAGGCGCGGGCTGCCGGACATTCGGTTCGCACCTCCGTCCTTTCCCTCGACAATGTGCCGCGGGCGCTGGCGGCGCGCGACACGCGCGGCCTGATCAAGCTGGTCGCCGACGGGTCAACCCGGAAACTCCTTGGCGCTCACATCCTTGCACCAGAGGGTGCTGACAGCATTCAGACGGCAGCCTTGGCCATCCGCTGCGGCCTGACGATCGATGATCTCTCGGAGACGATCTTTCCATATCTGACGACTGTCGAAGGTTTGAAGCTTGCGGCTCAGACCTTCGACAGGGATGTGAAAAAACTGTCCTGCTGCGCGGGGTGAGGCGAAAGGGAAACGGGTGCCTACTCAAGTCACGGCTTAAACGGAGCGGTCGCCCTCGATCCTGACACGCATGATGGTCTGGCGGCTGGTGTCAAATTTTCTGGCGAGTGCGGAAACGCTCATCCCGCCCGCCAAATCCGAGAGAACATCCAATTTCTGCTTCTCATTGAGCCGAGCGGGACGGCCGAGGGTCTTGCCTTCCGACTTGGCTCGTTTGAGGCCCGACTGCGTGCGTTCGATCAGCAGATCACGCTCGAACTGAGCGACGGCATTGATGACGCTCATCGTCATCTTCCCGGCGGAACTCGCCAGATCGACGCCGCCGAGGGCCAGACAATGGACCCGCACGCCCAGCTCCTCCAGTTTCCTGACCGTCGTACTGACATCGATCGCATCTCGGCCGAGCCGATCGAGCTTGGTGACGATGAGCACGTCCCCGGCTTCGAGTTTATCCATCAGTCGCGAGAAACCCCGGCGCTGCGCAATGGCGACGCTGCCCGAGATGGTCTCGGTGACTATACGGCGTGGCTCGACGTGGAAGCCGGCCGCTTCGATTTCCTGAATCTGGTTTTCGGTGGTCTGTCCGGTCGTGGAGACACGGACATAGGCAAAGGTGCGTGGCATAAGGTTCAATTTCGTCCGAATAGGTTGTCCGAAAGGTGATGCCTGTCCACAAATAAGTCAAGATAATTTGTGGACAGGGTGATTTAGGCCTGTACGCAAACGACCGTTTCCGGACATGCCCGGAACCATCGACGCAAGTTTGTATGGAGTAAAAAATGGCGCGGCGGAAGTTTCTCAAAATTCAGGATCAACAGGAGCTGTTCGGCGTACCGACCGATGAGGATAGTCTGATCCGTCACTACACTCTATCTCCATCGGACCGGCTGGAGATCGAAGTCCGCAGGCGAAAACATAACCAGCTCGGCTTTGCTGTCCAGCTTTGCATGATGCGGCATCCGGGCCGGGCTCTCATGGTGCACGAAATTCCGCCGAGGGCGATGCTCAATTATATAGCCGAACAATTGGATGCTGATCCGGAGAGTTTCCGTTCCTATGCCAGGCGGGAGGAAACTCGCCGCGAGCATATCGCGCATTTGCTTTCCTATTTTGGAAAACGAACAGCAACAGCACAGGACCGGCGCGCCGCCTTACTATCCGCCGTCGAAACGGCGACCGCAACGGACACCCATGTTCGAACGGGCGATTCACCGCAAAACATTCCGGCCATGCTCGCCGGCACGCTCGCGGACGCCACCAATCTTGGCCCGAAACGTATGGCCGGAGCCTCCAAGGGGATCAGCGCCCATCAGGGGCTCCGTGGGAATCTCTGCAATATTACCCGCTAAGAGATTTTTGGCGTGACGGAAAACAGATGATTTCCGCGTAGCGGTTCGGCGGGTCGAAATCGACGGGGTGACTGGGCAATTATTTGCGCGACAAACCCTGTCGGAATGTGAGACTGTGCGGCAACTCGGAACTTGAGGTTTGTCGTGCATGTTGATCGGTTACATGCGGGTATCGAGCGGTGATGAGCGGCAGTCGGTTGCCTTGCAGCGCGACGCCCTGCTCGCCGCCGGGGTCGATCAGCGTCACCTGCATCAGGATCGCGCTTCGGGCGCGCGCGACGATCGGCCGGGGCTGAAGGCTTGCCTTGCAGAATTGTGCGAGGGCGACGTGTTGGTCGTTTGGAAGCTCGACCGTCTGGGCCGATCACTCTCCCACCTGATCCGGATCGTTGAGGATCTGAAGATGCGCGGGGTCGCCTTCCGCTCTTTGACGGAAGCTATAGACACGACGAATTCGCACGGTGCATTCCTGTTCAACCTGTTTGGCACGCTCGCCGAATACGAGAGAGTGCTGATCACGGAGCGGGTCAACGCTGGACTGGCGGCGGCACGCCGGCGCGGTCGCAAGGGCGGCAGGCCACCGACGATCGACACCGAAAAGGTTGAGCAGATTCTGGCGGCGCTGGAAGCCGGCGCCAGCAAGGCGTCGGTGTGTCGGACATTCAAGGTGCCGCGCTCGACTCTCATCGACACATTGCGGCGAGCCGGATGGACCGGACCGGGCAAAGAAGATGAGCCTGCTCCCCCAGTTTGAGAGCGGGTGTGACCGATGGCCTTCCTCGACGCGCAGTCGCGCACCGTTCTGTTCGACCCACCCGATGTTTATGAAGAGGCCCTCGCGCGCTATGCGCTGTCCGCTGAGGACATCGCTTTCGCCAAGGCGCATCGCCGATCGCATAATCGTCTGGGTTTTGCCATCCAACTCGCCCTGGTGCGTGATCTCGGTCGTCCGCTCCGCGCTGGGGAAGTTGCGCCTCAGGCAGTCGTCTCCGTTGTCGCCGACCAGCTGGACATCGACGCTGCGGTGTTCGCGCTCTATGCCCAGCGGGAGGAAACCCGTCGAGAACATACGCGGGAGATTGTCGTCGCACTGGATCTCCGGCCCGTCCGGGCGAGCGATTATCGATCCCTGATCACCGCGGCGGCACGCGAGGCAGCCGCGACCGAACAAGGCGAGCCGATCACCAAGGCCGTGATCGAAGCCCTGAAGGAGAGGAAGCTGCTCATTCCTGTGCCGGAACTGCTGATACGTCTGGCGATGGCGGGCCGGGCGGCGGCGCGACGACAGGCTTATCGCGGCTTGATCCGGGGCATGGAGCAACCGTCCATCGAGGCGCTTGATCAGCTTCTCATCGATCGGTCCGGCGATCGGAGCCATCTCGGCTGGATTGCGGAAGCGCCGGAGGGGACGAAACTGAAAAACCTCAAGGGCCTGATTGCCCGGCTTGAGGTTCTGCGTTGGGCGGCGATTTCCGATGAGCGACGTAAAACGATCCATGCCAACCGCTATGGCATCATCGCCCGGGACGCTCGCATTCTGCATGCCCGTGAGATACGACGCCTGACATCCGAGCGCCGCTACGCCACGCTGGCGGCGTTCGTCATCGAGAGGCAGGCGGCAATCACCGACCTTGTGATCGACATGTTCTGCAAACTGATCGGCAGCACCCGTCGCAAGGCTGAACTGAGCCGCACAGAACGCCGGCTGCAAGAAGCCGAGATTCTTGATGGGGTGGCGCTCGATCATCTCAAGCTTGGCGAGGCGCTTCTGGCCGCCCGTGAGAGCAACACCGATCTCGCATCCGCAATTGCAGTCTCACTCGGCTGGGACGGATT
Coding sequences:
- a CDS encoding cation transporter; the protein is MKILPLIALTASLLTGGHAFAAEQTVTLNVANATCELCGPIVKRALSNVPGVLDVDVSEATGAAIAKVRFDDSQTNVAALITATTNAGYPSGVSQ
- the merA gene encoding mercury(II) reductase — encoded protein: MCEACDVPTSNKGNGRYDLVVVGAGSAGFSAAITAAELGAQVALVGHGTIGGTCVNIGCVPSKALIRATEAVRHANDAAARFDGIESGARVVDWAAQIAQKDALVAGLRQAKYADLLPEYNNVVYHEGPARLVDGGVQVAGQHIGSERIIITTGARPALPGIPGIADVSPLDSTTALALTELPRSMIVLGGGYIGVELAQTFARAGVEVTLVFRSRLLPEAEPEIGAALATYLADEGIKIVSGITYESARKTDDGGVALAIARDGRPEILTAERILVATGRRSNTEALGLAETGIDLTPAGAIIVDDRMRTSKAGVYAAGDVTGKDQFVYMAAYGAKLAAKNALNGNSLSYDNTAMPAVVFTDPQVASVGMTEAQARAAGHSVRTSVLSLDNVPRALAARDTRGLIKLVADGSTRKLLGAHILAPEGADSIQTAALAIRCGLTIDDLSETIFPYLTTVEGLKLAAQTFDRDVKKLSCCAG
- a CDS encoding recombinase family protein → MPRTFAYVRVSTTGQTTENQIQEIEAAGFHVEPRRIVTETISGSVAIAQRRGFSRLMDKLEAGDVLIVTKLDRLGRDAIDVSTTVRKLEELGVRVHCLALGGVDLASSAGKMTMSVINAVAQFERDLLIERTQSGLKRAKSEGKTLGRPARLNEKQKLDVLSDLAGGMSVSALARKFDTSRQTIMRVRIEGDRSV
- a CDS encoding recombinase family protein, encoding MLIGYMRVSSGDERQSVALQRDALLAAGVDQRHLHQDRASGARDDRPGLKACLAELCEGDVLVVWKLDRLGRSLSHLIRIVEDLKMRGVAFRSLTEAIDTTNSHGAFLFNLFGTLAEYERVLITERVNAGLAAARRRGRKGGRPPTIDTEKVEQILAALEAGASKASVCRTFKVPRSTLIDTLRRAGWTGPGKEDEPAPPV